The proteins below are encoded in one region of Bacteroides uniformis:
- a CDS encoding tetratricopeptide repeat protein, with amino-acid sequence MNTKDNILDNLSEYSPRQLAEYVDKGVITWDDMRDTGDLTPSLRKAIEEQISQIAQVEDKDWERALTAGTKSAFQEYLSKYPSGKFTDAARGRISDLIREDNKIQIENEWDSLDKSDIEALRTFIRENPRSPHVTEARAKINELQREKRRGNGTRLVISAIREGYNSNRPDLKIPELLKTYLNSNRISSHDIATVIGDDNNIMEAEIVQTLCNEGIIEYDDLENISGIDSVFVDKLIDFQSSDVPDLPPAQPLEEIKKDYTEVYFWGIPSSGKTCALGAIMSAAKNGTNVKAMHPDGNCQGAAYMMQLADLFDPEAVSVLPPRTDVQDTYEMRFTLVGEDGREHKLAFIDLSGELFTCMHLKASGLPFERQEQADAINTLDNILVKNRTNNRKIHFFVVEYGAQDKKIRSMSQDSYLQAAISYINEMDIFDEFTDGVYMIVTKVDKANVDESELGTHLANYIETYYKGLYGGLVDICEKKEINGGRVSRFPFSIGKVCFQNLCMFDKEWTHRIIEEIKERSYAERAGRLGKLTRMFGK; translated from the coding sequence ATGAATACAAAAGACAACATATTAGACAATCTTTCCGAGTATAGTCCACGTCAACTTGCGGAGTATGTAGACAAGGGCGTGATTACTTGGGACGATATGCGTGATACAGGCGATCTTACGCCGTCATTACGCAAAGCTATTGAGGAGCAAATTTCACAAATTGCTCAAGTAGAAGACAAGGATTGGGAAAGGGCACTTACTGCTGGTACAAAATCGGCATTTCAAGAATATCTTTCAAAGTATCCTTCTGGTAAGTTCACTGATGCCGCTAGGGGCAGAATTTCCGATTTAATAAGAGAAGACAACAAAATCCAAATCGAAAATGAATGGGATTCTCTAGACAAATCGGACATAGAAGCATTGCGCACTTTTATCCGTGAGAATCCAAGGAGTCCGCATGTTACAGAAGCACGCGCAAAAATCAACGAATTGCAAAGAGAAAAGAGGCGCGGTAACGGAACACGTTTGGTCATCTCGGCGATTAGAGAAGGCTATAATAGCAACCGTCCTGACCTCAAGATACCAGAGTTGCTGAAAACATACCTTAACTCCAACAGAATTTCATCTCATGATATTGCAACTGTTATTGGTGATGACAATAATATTATGGAGGCAGAAATCGTTCAGACACTGTGTAATGAAGGAATTATCGAGTATGATGATTTGGAAAATATCAGCGGCATAGACTCAGTTTTTGTTGACAAATTGATAGATTTTCAGTCAAGTGATGTTCCAGACCTGCCACCTGCGCAACCTTTGGAGGAAATTAAAAAAGATTATACCGAGGTGTATTTCTGGGGCATTCCATCATCAGGGAAGACATGTGCCTTGGGTGCTATTATGAGTGCGGCGAAGAATGGAACCAATGTTAAGGCAATGCATCCTGATGGAAATTGTCAAGGTGCGGCATATATGATGCAATTAGCAGATTTGTTCGATCCAGAAGCCGTTTCTGTTTTACCTCCCCGTACAGACGTACAAGATACCTACGAGATGCGTTTTACTCTTGTCGGTGAAGATGGTCGTGAGCATAAGTTAGCATTTATTGATTTGTCTGGTGAGTTGTTTACATGTATGCATCTCAAAGCCTCAGGTTTGCCATTTGAGAGACAAGAACAGGCGGATGCTATAAATACTCTTGACAACATCCTTGTTAAAAACAGAACCAACAATCGTAAGATTCATTTCTTTGTTGTTGAATATGGTGCACAAGACAAAAAGATTAGAAGCATGAGTCAAGACTCTTATCTTCAGGCAGCCATTAGCTACATAAATGAAATGGACATATTTGATGAATTTACAGATGGTGTCTATATGATTGTTACTAAAGTTGATAAAGCTAATGTTGATGAGTCAGAGTTAGGTACACATCTTGCGAATTACATCGAAACATACTATAAAGGTCTTTATGGAGGCCTTGTTGATATATGCGAAAAGAAAGAGATAAATGGTGGCCGGGTATCAAGATTTCCGTTTTCTATCGGAAAAGTCTGTTTCCAAAATCTGTGTATGTTTGACAAGGAGTGGACACATCGTATAATAGAAGAAATAAAGGAACGCTCCTATGCAGAGAGAGCCGGCCGATTAGGTAAATTAACAAGAATGTTTGGTAAATAA
- a CDS encoding virulence factor SrfB — translation MQEHTLIANSGIQIITFPLRINTQEKFKMWYHEWYDTENGEWRLDPVYELRTDDECYYYNKQKLHKGGYLSDPTIEIDVNELKSDDILPLRIEDENCPGVRGDIFSLTFSDKDNKFSKFENAWLPVPYFFKRTLKRFKFGPLNWVRMKLIPIREEKGIKCYNVVLAFDTRARYESDEYDECPVFPDAFRGEMDFELCSNEFYLMDYCSPKNNWSYIDDYLLHLVHPNVQRVSQLRGANVRKMSYIASYIFLINYLAQKDLFPKVKLYKDTDVEIKDVDMVVDIGNSRTTALLIEDNTNFNQVRQLELIDYTNLVNETNNSLVINKHNEPFDMRLAFRKVDFGSFGIKDSKQFVHPSLVRLGQEANTLIHLATNTADDMESLSTYSSPKRYLWDWRPNKEEWKFLVLKGEKDDHILNLRGITNQLKSDGSIDLSGESGSSYHYSRRSLMTFSFLEMLVQARIQINSEEYRSNRSGFGKPSIPRRIRRIIVTCPTAMSRVEREALVHCAKDAVILLENFDYNCPVENPHPGKLVDVVPAVRSMKDDDGLWYYDEATCSQLVYMYGEVGQKYKGCCSEFFNLYGKIEDGDSQPSITVGSIDIGAGTSDLMISKYTYIKGDVTTITPDPKFYDSYYFAGDDMLYALIKNIMLLDENSAFRTELKDLTTQQYRQKIKNFFGEDYNGQTIADRILRKDFNIQYSVPLMCHFLELLKQGCKDCIVKYSDVFSECPPNEAIIEEFKQRLNIDITSLSWKFNKEMVSEVVRKEFEPLLKKVATIMYSYACDVVLLSGRPASLPVIRDIFLKYYSVSPNRLIVLNDYYVGDWYPFGENTGYIKNAKTIVAMGGVIGHYASELSNLNKFIINLDLLKKNLKSTVNYIEASREGQPIEYFITPDKYRGDLTISSIPQSLHVRQIGMDSYPSRALYSIDFNRHKMADKIRKKAIINDEDCPTDAKVIGLVNEAIDVLKKRMPFKITIERDMDDKENLSISAITDKNGNDIMDGNLEIHIQSLGVDEQYWLDSGAFDF, via the coding sequence ATGCAAGAGCATACTTTAATAGCCAATTCTGGTATTCAAATCATAACGTTTCCATTGAGGATAAATACTCAAGAAAAGTTCAAAATGTGGTATCACGAATGGTATGATACTGAAAATGGGGAATGGCGACTTGATCCTGTGTACGAACTTCGCACAGATGACGAGTGCTATTATTATAACAAACAGAAACTTCATAAAGGTGGCTATTTAAGTGACCCTACTATTGAAATTGATGTCAACGAGCTTAAAAGCGATGATATATTACCATTGAGAATAGAAGATGAAAATTGTCCAGGTGTAAGGGGCGATATATTTAGCCTTACATTCTCCGACAAAGACAACAAGTTTTCCAAGTTTGAAAATGCTTGGCTTCCAGTCCCATATTTCTTTAAACGCACTCTCAAGCGTTTTAAGTTCGGTCCATTAAATTGGGTACGTATGAAGTTAATCCCGATAAGAGAAGAAAAGGGAATAAAATGTTACAATGTAGTACTTGCATTCGATACAAGAGCTCGTTACGAGAGTGACGAATATGATGAATGTCCCGTTTTTCCCGATGCGTTTAGAGGCGAAATGGATTTCGAACTATGTAGTAATGAGTTCTATTTGATGGACTATTGTTCTCCTAAAAATAACTGGAGTTATATTGATGACTATTTGTTGCACTTGGTTCATCCAAACGTTCAACGTGTATCTCAATTAAGAGGTGCGAACGTGAGAAAAATGTCGTATATCGCATCATACATATTCTTAATCAACTATCTTGCTCAAAAGGATCTATTCCCCAAGGTTAAACTTTACAAGGATACCGATGTCGAAATAAAGGATGTTGATATGGTTGTTGATATAGGAAACTCACGTACAACAGCACTTTTAATAGAAGATAATACCAATTTTAATCAAGTAAGGCAGCTTGAACTTATTGACTATACAAATCTTGTTAACGAAACGAACAATTCACTTGTAATCAACAAACATAACGAACCTTTCGATATGCGTTTGGCTTTTCGTAAAGTTGACTTTGGAAGTTTTGGCATTAAAGACAGCAAACAATTTGTTCATCCGAGCTTGGTTCGTTTAGGACAAGAAGCCAACACACTTATCCATTTGGCCACAAACACTGCAGATGATATGGAATCTTTGTCAACCTATTCAAGTCCAAAGAGATATTTGTGGGATTGGAGACCAAATAAAGAAGAATGGAAATTTCTTGTTCTCAAAGGTGAAAAGGACGACCACATTTTGAATCTTCGTGGAATAACAAATCAGTTGAAAAGTGACGGAAGTATAGATCTGTCCGGAGAAAGTGGCAGCTCGTACCACTATTCCAGACGGTCTTTAATGACATTCTCTTTCTTGGAAATGTTAGTGCAAGCTCGTATACAAATTAATAGCGAGGAATACAGGTCTAATCGTAGTGGGTTTGGAAAGCCGTCCATACCAAGAAGAATACGAAGAATTATTGTAACTTGTCCTACCGCAATGTCAAGGGTTGAGCGAGAGGCTCTTGTACATTGTGCTAAAGATGCAGTAATCTTATTGGAAAATTTCGATTATAATTGCCCTGTAGAAAATCCACATCCTGGGAAACTGGTAGACGTAGTCCCTGCTGTTCGCTCTATGAAAGATGACGATGGACTGTGGTACTATGACGAAGCGACATGCTCCCAATTGGTATATATGTATGGAGAGGTTGGACAAAAATACAAAGGATGTTGCAGTGAGTTCTTCAATCTCTATGGAAAAATAGAAGATGGTGACAGCCAGCCTTCAATAACTGTTGGATCTATTGACATTGGTGCAGGAACATCAGACTTGATGATTAGTAAATATACTTATATAAAAGGTGATGTTACGACCATTACGCCAGATCCGAAATTCTACGATAGCTATTATTTCGCAGGAGATGATATGCTTTATGCCCTTATCAAGAATATTATGCTCCTTGATGAGAACAGTGCATTTAGGACAGAATTAAAAGACTTAACAACCCAACAATATCGCCAAAAGATAAAGAATTTCTTTGGAGAGGATTATAATGGACAAACTATAGCTGATAGAATATTAAGAAAGGACTTTAATATTCAATATTCTGTACCATTAATGTGCCATTTCTTGGAGTTGTTGAAACAAGGCTGCAAGGATTGTATTGTAAAATATTCAGATGTGTTTTCCGAGTGTCCACCTAATGAGGCAATCATAGAGGAATTCAAACAAAGATTGAACATTGACATCACATCACTTTCTTGGAAATTTAACAAAGAGATGGTTTCAGAAGTTGTTCGTAAAGAATTTGAGCCTTTGCTTAAGAAGGTTGCAACCATCATGTATTCCTATGCTTGCGATGTCGTATTACTCTCAGGACGTCCTGCTTCACTTCCTGTGATAAGGGATATATTCCTTAAATATTACTCAGTTTCACCAAATAGACTCATTGTTCTCAACGATTATTACGTAGGGGATTGGTATCCGTTTGGAGAGAATACTGGCTATATAAAGAATGCAAAGACTATTGTGGCTATGGGTGGTGTAATAGGACATTATGCCTCGGAACTTTCAAATCTGAATAAGTTTATCATCAATTTAGATTTGCTGAAAAAGAATTTGAAGTCAACTGTGAATTATATTGAAGCTTCTCGTGAAGGACAACCAATTGAATACTTCATAACACCAGACAAGTACCGAGGTGACTTGACTATTAGTAGTATTCCCCAATCACTCCATGTTCGTCAAATAGGGATGGACTCATATCCAAGTCGTGCCTTGTATTCAATAGACTTTAACCGTCATAAGATGGCAGACAAAATTCGGAAAAAGGCCATTATAAATGACGAAGACTGTCCGACTGACGCAAAAGTAATAGGACTTGTAAATGAAGCCATTGATGTTTTGAAAAAACGAATGCCATTTAAGATAACAATTGAGCGTGACATGGATGACAAGGAAAATCTTTCCATTTCAGCAATAACGGATAAAAATGGTAATGATATAATGGATGGTAATCTTGAAATACACATCCAAAGCCTTGGTGTTGACGAACAATATTGGCTTGACTCAGGTGCGTTTGATTTCTAA
- a CDS encoding virulence factor SrfC family protein — translation MLQDIKQHIDLVDGSIAWAKEFGKESFPYDVFKEYRRKLKRIYAALEENCSAAAYGESQVGKSYLMSSLLSSPNSPFVITNAGKSYSFIDDINPSGGNNAKIESTGVITRFTLSQGCSTMSDFVKVRNLSVVDIILLLADSYYNDIKINQDSVLRYDDINKALEDMNGLWASKIVVQNEIDEDDVKDITDYIHDVIGNAAAGVNQSNFCKIVAPVIQYVSYDKWVNIFSLLWNRNSELSHLFSVLINEYKKLNFQTDIYIPFAAVLREKGTLLKIEWLDTVCGVQIDTGYDEIYTDVYDSNGNILAHDFHKGNLSALIAELTFELPPSVADDRKFLHKLDLLDFPGARSREKYKEQDIHTVLPKILRRGKVAYLFNKYSRSLRISSVLFCHHNDQKAEATIGETINSWIEDNIGSTPEERANMLNDTNGIAPLFFVATKFNIDLERTKTDNSSNIDKLDTHWNRFDTVFPEIIKPNKWLDNWVKTGGLFRTAAFQNIYPLRDFYWSGKNGVFDGYSDGAVKSEEKSVHTYADYPDYFENLKQSFLKNAFVQRHFANPEQTWNDVATINNDGSKAIIRNLDAIASVLEDARKKKYLAQLAKIKSEMYNALSVYFEPEDKEAKNQKVKQIASDIRMSLILSVGERPEIFGHIIDNLMVPVGDLRDIAYNIIICHTDTPKDFSIINFIRKQADINPSDNKKTNIQKLCDFFGCEKARLEEALKERGCTIAEVVSSETETLTTVADVVTKHIVDYWNAYINNKVKVLEPMLPHSDEVVFMLSALLKKLGMKRILSERIDRYCKVFSLNEQPNAIADYASLTLNNFVSSVGRKYINDEDVDNIRAKADKCHIKVDLSSSAWNVVRKPQPLLQTLSAFDAASDIDTVDKSTLMKLPLWDNFQRWENLVTIGLLYASDISHVDPIANAKIKTIIDACEILYKG, via the coding sequence ATGCTACAAGATATAAAGCAACATATAGATTTGGTTGACGGCTCTATTGCATGGGCCAAAGAGTTTGGAAAGGAGTCTTTTCCATACGATGTTTTTAAGGAATATCGCCGCAAACTCAAGCGCATATATGCAGCCTTGGAAGAGAATTGTTCTGCAGCGGCTTATGGCGAAAGTCAGGTAGGTAAATCTTATTTGATGAGTAGTTTGTTGTCTTCTCCAAACTCGCCTTTTGTCATCACTAATGCAGGAAAATCATATAGTTTCATAGATGATATAAATCCAAGTGGTGGAAACAATGCCAAGATAGAATCAACTGGTGTTATCACTCGTTTTACTCTTAGCCAAGGTTGTTCTACAATGAGTGACTTTGTAAAGGTACGCAACTTGTCTGTTGTGGACATAATCCTTCTCTTGGCTGATTCGTATTATAATGACATTAAAATCAATCAAGATAGCGTATTGCGTTATGATGATATAAACAAGGCTCTTGAAGATATGAATGGTCTTTGGGCATCAAAGATTGTTGTACAAAATGAAATTGACGAAGACGATGTCAAGGATATTACAGATTACATCCACGATGTAATAGGGAATGCTGCGGCTGGTGTAAATCAATCAAACTTTTGTAAGATAGTTGCTCCTGTAATTCAATATGTTTCCTATGACAAATGGGTTAATATATTCAGTCTTCTTTGGAACAGGAATAGTGAATTGAGTCACTTGTTCAGTGTCCTCATTAATGAATATAAGAAGCTTAACTTTCAAACAGATATTTATATACCATTTGCTGCAGTGCTCCGTGAAAAAGGAACATTGTTGAAGATAGAATGGCTTGACACTGTTTGCGGTGTACAGATAGATACTGGATATGATGAAATTTATACAGATGTATATGATTCAAATGGGAATATCCTTGCTCATGATTTTCATAAAGGAAATCTTTCGGCACTGATTGCAGAACTTACCTTTGAACTGCCGCCTTCGGTTGCAGATGATAGGAAATTCTTACATAAACTTGATCTTCTCGATTTCCCAGGTGCTCGTTCTCGTGAGAAATACAAGGAGCAGGACATTCATACAGTTCTTCCCAAGATTCTTAGAAGAGGAAAAGTAGCCTACTTATTCAACAAGTACTCTCGCTCATTGAGAATCAGTAGTGTGTTATTCTGTCATCATAACGACCAAAAGGCGGAAGCTACCATTGGAGAAACAATAAATAGTTGGATTGAAGACAATATTGGTTCTACACCAGAGGAACGAGCCAATATGCTCAATGACACAAATGGTATTGCACCATTGTTCTTTGTTGCAACAAAATTCAATATCGATTTAGAGAGAACAAAGACAGACAATTCCTCAAACATAGACAAACTTGATACACATTGGAACAGGTTCGATACCGTATTTCCGGAAATTATTAAGCCTAACAAGTGGCTTGATAATTGGGTGAAAACAGGCGGACTGTTCCGAACCGCTGCTTTCCAAAACATTTATCCATTACGTGATTTCTACTGGTCTGGAAAGAATGGTGTTTTTGATGGCTATAGTGATGGTGCAGTCAAGTCAGAAGAGAAAAGTGTTCACACGTATGCTGATTATCCTGACTATTTCGAAAATCTGAAACAAAGCTTTCTTAAGAATGCCTTTGTGCAACGTCATTTTGCTAATCCCGAACAGACTTGGAATGATGTTGCTACCATCAACAATGATGGTTCAAAGGCCATCATTCGTAATCTTGACGCTATCGCAAGTGTACTAGAAGATGCAAGAAAAAAGAAATACCTTGCACAATTAGCTAAAATAAAGTCAGAGATGTATAATGCACTTTCTGTTTATTTTGAGCCAGAAGATAAGGAGGCAAAGAATCAAAAGGTAAAACAGATAGCCAGTGATATAAGAATGTCCCTTATTTTAAGTGTTGGCGAGAGACCAGAGATATTCGGTCATATCATAGACAACCTCATGGTGCCAGTTGGTGATTTGCGAGACATTGCATATAATATTATCATCTGCCATACCGATACTCCCAAAGATTTTTCTATAATAAACTTTATACGCAAACAAGCGGACATTAATCCATCGGACAACAAGAAAACGAACATTCAAAAATTATGCGATTTCTTTGGCTGCGAAAAAGCGAGATTAGAAGAAGCGTTAAAAGAACGTGGCTGTACCATTGCAGAGGTGGTTTCGAGTGAAACGGAAACTTTGACAACAGTGGCGGATGTTGTCACCAAACACATTGTTGATTATTGGAATGCCTATATCAACAACAAGGTTAAGGTTCTTGAGCCTATGCTTCCACATTCAGATGAAGTAGTCTTTATGTTATCAGCATTACTGAAAAAGCTGGGGATGAAACGTATCCTTTCTGAACGAATAGACCGCTATTGTAAAGTGTTCAGTCTTAATGAGCAACCAAACGCTATAGCTGATTATGCTTCATTGACACTCAACAACTTTGTAAGTTCTGTAGGGCGCAAATATATTAACGATGAGGACGTTGACAATATTCGTGCGAAAGCAGATAAGTGTCACATTAAAGTTGATTTGAGTTCTTCAGCATGGAATGTAGTTAGAAAACCGCAACCATTATTACAAACTTTGAGCGCATTTGATGCCGCCTCCGATATAGATACTGTTGACAAATCAACATTAATGAAACTTCCACTTTGGGACAACTTCCAACGATGGGAGAATTTGGTAACAATTGGTCTGCTATATGCAAGTGACATTTCTCATGTTGACCCAATAGCCAATGCTAAAATTAAAACAATCATTGATGCTTGTGAAATTTTATATAAAGGATAA
- a CDS encoding S8 family peptidase: MAGHSFFGKQKLCYTEVSDFTDYQGIGHDPMYKRYDSVFSVVKRVIPINLQHFLATPEYMDDEDQICWHIEKWQQHPTRLSELSGAEYDRYKGILDDTIKIYKSSIMDLSGEDLQIMAGAIKYVSEDRVYCTDDKVYLVAWGMTPDVRQHKVVGSVIHDFEYTKKYKITFDAGEHGTISKLDKTISRAEGSILSKLDIPTVDVCEGWNFTGWIPSPIGQRVNSNMTFTAQYDEVVSETPAIPPISPEPSIPLDSPTEEPTTEPEDVFYNCRFEAGGHGSIEGSSSFRKAANTTLSSGEIPIVTPNKGYKFTGWNISPNNILVDEDKVFFAQYEKTLPWYKRWWLWFAGLWTGKGCLKWLLWLLLIILLIWLLSWLLKGCGHHSPVNGVVPIDTITRADGSRVDDNGAVRPITGSDGKLPDDNTVVAPVMGEGGEEPPIVKQPGVPNIIANRLFLYMENENDNVDALARDLKQAYPDDKYSIIGYDKEVKLLVIQIPENERDQIRKTINSKIPNHKFIVFDEEVYELHGQISNSTENAGWHLNAIHLKQGWTYTKGSSDVKVAIVDDGIQASHPMFKGRIVDAYNVFTQNNALSLGEGHGTHTAGLAVGSADYFSKGASGVAPNCQIMPIQVFDNKQCPLSALIAGVMYALHHDADVVNISIGPSFKGLNVLPVEQQAEIAKTQFQNVAFLWARVCKLAAKKNTILVFAAGNDDILTSIPPENRNASSIVVTAVDKRLYPTVFTNYGPCSDISAPGKGIYSSFPSNTFQSCDGTSMAAPIVTGTIALMKSLKKDITVAQARNVLYKTGADVYGYIPPMVLVDKALMAVKNGDFSEPTERKIKPVPEGEGDESAANRQQPIVDTPPSANTDTPTSQGNETDYDAIRRKIAEYKQKIEELERLLPQKR; encoded by the coding sequence ATGGCAGGACATTCATTCTTTGGAAAACAAAAACTCTGCTATACAGAGGTGTCTGATTTTACCGACTATCAAGGTATCGGTCACGACCCCATGTACAAGAGATACGACAGTGTTTTTAGTGTTGTCAAAAGGGTTATACCTATAAATCTGCAACATTTCCTTGCGACTCCTGAATATATGGATGATGAAGATCAGATTTGTTGGCATATAGAGAAATGGCAGCAGCATCCCACCCGTTTGAGTGAACTGTCAGGAGCAGAGTATGACAGATATAAGGGAATACTTGATGACACCATAAAAATATACAAGTCCTCTATTATGGATTTAAGTGGAGAGGATTTGCAGATTATGGCAGGCGCAATTAAATATGTCAGTGAAGATAGGGTATATTGTACAGATGACAAGGTGTATCTTGTAGCATGGGGTATGACTCCTGATGTGCGTCAGCATAAGGTTGTTGGCTCCGTGATTCACGACTTTGAATACACCAAGAAATATAAGATTACATTCGATGCTGGCGAACATGGAACAATTTCAAAACTTGACAAAACCATCAGTCGTGCCGAAGGATCGATACTTTCAAAATTGGATATACCTACAGTGGATGTTTGTGAGGGCTGGAATTTTACAGGGTGGATACCTTCGCCTATTGGTCAGAGAGTAAACTCCAACATGACTTTTACTGCCCAATATGACGAGGTCGTTTCAGAAACGCCTGCTATTCCTCCAATATCTCCAGAACCTTCAATCCCTTTAGATTCTCCAACAGAAGAACCTACGACAGAACCAGAAGATGTTTTCTACAATTGCCGTTTTGAAGCAGGTGGACATGGTTCTATTGAAGGTTCGTCTTCATTTAGAAAAGCTGCCAACACTACTTTGTCAAGTGGAGAAATACCTATAGTTACACCTAACAAAGGGTACAAGTTTACAGGATGGAACATATCTCCAAACAATATTCTCGTAGATGAGGATAAAGTGTTTTTCGCCCAATACGAGAAAACTTTGCCTTGGTACAAAAGATGGTGGCTGTGGTTTGCAGGATTGTGGACTGGCAAAGGTTGCTTAAAATGGTTGTTATGGCTGCTTCTTATAATATTGTTGATTTGGTTGCTATCATGGCTACTAAAAGGCTGTGGCCACCATTCGCCTGTAAACGGCGTTGTTCCTATTGATACCATCACGAGAGCGGATGGTTCTCGTGTTGATGATAATGGAGCGGTAAGACCGATTACCGGAAGTGACGGCAAGTTGCCTGATGACAATACGGTTGTTGCTCCAGTCATGGGCGAAGGTGGTGAAGAACCGCCTATTGTCAAGCAACCTGGTGTACCCAATATCATTGCCAATCGCCTGTTTTTGTATATGGAAAATGAGAACGACAATGTAGATGCATTGGCACGTGACTTAAAACAAGCGTATCCAGATGATAAGTATAGCATTATTGGATATGACAAGGAAGTAAAATTGCTTGTCATACAGATTCCAGAAAACGAACGTGACCAAATTCGCAAGACCATAAACAGTAAAATTCCTAATCATAAGTTCATTGTTTTTGACGAGGAAGTGTATGAACTGCATGGTCAAATCAGTAATTCGACAGAAAATGCAGGTTGGCATTTGAATGCGATACATCTTAAGCAAGGATGGACATATACAAAAGGTAGCTCAGATGTAAAAGTTGCCATTGTAGATGATGGCATTCAAGCAAGTCACCCTATGTTTAAGGGAAGAATTGTTGACGCATACAATGTCTTTACCCAAAATAATGCTCTAAGTCTTGGAGAAGGACATGGTACACATACTGCAGGATTAGCAGTAGGTTCGGCAGATTACTTTTCAAAGGGGGCTTCAGGTGTTGCTCCCAACTGCCAGATAATGCCTATACAGGTATTTGACAATAAGCAGTGTCCTTTGTCGGCTCTCATTGCAGGAGTAATGTATGCACTTCACCATGATGCAGATGTTGTAAACATATCCATCGGTCCTTCTTTCAAAGGTTTGAATGTGCTGCCTGTTGAACAACAAGCAGAAATTGCCAAGACGCAATTCCAAAATGTAGCTTTCTTATGGGCTCGTGTTTGTAAGCTTGCAGCCAAGAAAAATACAATTCTTGTATTTGCTGCAGGAAATGACGACATTCTTACAAGTATTCCACCAGAGAATCGCAACGCTTCTTCTATAGTTGTAACAGCAGTTGATAAGAGGCTATATCCAACAGTGTTCACGAATTATGGTCCTTGTTCCGATATTTCAGCTCCAGGCAAAGGTATCTATAGCTCATTTCCTTCTAACACCTTTCAATCATGTGATGGAACAAGCATGGCTGCGCCAATAGTTACTGGAACTATAGCTTTGATGAAATCGCTTAAAAAGGACATAACTGTAGCGCAAGCACGGAATGTACTTTATAAAACTGGTGCTGATGTTTACGGATATATTCCCCCTATGGTTTTGGTTGACAAGGCTTTGATGGCTGTTAAAAATGGTGACTTCAGTGAACCGACAGAACGGAAAATAAAACCTGTACCAGAAGGTGAAGGAGATGAGTCGGCGGCGAATAGGCAACAACCAATAGTAGACACACCTCCGAGTGCAAACACTGATACGCCTACATCCCAAGGAAATGAAACTGACTATGATGCTATTCGCAGAAAGATAGCAGAGTATAAACAAAAGATAGAAGAACTAGAACGTTTACTTCCGCAAAAAAGATAG